TGTTGCAGATTTCCTGCAAATCGGGATTTTTGCTGTCGAGCACGCGCAGGGGGTTGGTGTGCAGGCGGCGCTTGCTGTCTTCGTCGAGCTTGTCTTGGTGGCTGCCCAGATAAGCCACCAGCGCGGCGCGGTGGGCGGCACGCTCTTCGCGGTTGCCCAAGCTGTTGATTTCTAAAACCAGATGGTCGCGTATGCCCAATTCGTTCCATAAGTCGGCCGACATGGCGACGATTTCTGCGTCGATATCGGGGCCTTCAAAGCCCAAGGCTTCCGCGCCCACTTGGTGGAACTGGCGGTAACGCCCTTTCTGCGGGCGTTCGCGGCGGAACATCGGCCCCATGTACCATAATTTCTGCGGGCCGTTATACAGCAGGTTATGCTCCACCACCGCGCGCAGGCAGGATGCCGTGCCTTCGGGGCGCAGGCTCAGGCTGAGCGAATCGTTGGAATCGGCAAAGGTATACATTTCTTTGCCGACCACATCGGTTTCTTCGCCGATGGAGCGCACGAACAGGCCGGTCTGCTCCACAATGGGGGTGCGGATTTGGTTGTAGCCGTAGCTGCGTGCCCAGCGGGTAACGGTGTCTTCAAACGCCTGCCAGAAAGCGGCGGTAAGTTTGAAATCTTTCTGCTCCACCGGCAGCAAATCGTTCATGCCTTTAACGGCTTGGATTTTTTGTCCCATAGTTTTCTGATTTTCACATTCTTTTTTCAGACGGCCTGTTATTCGATGCCGCTGTTGATAAACTGACGCAGCATACTGGTGGTCAATCCGGCAAACTGTTTGTATTTTTCGGATTGGCCGATGCTTTCTTTATCGAGGTCGACAGAAACCAACACGCCGCTTTTGTTGCCGTAAAGCATGGTGTTTTCAACTTCCCAAGCCTGCTTTTTACCTGAAGCGGCCGGTGAAACAAAGGCCTGTATCATCTCGCCCGAGGGCAGGTTCTGCAAAATCAGGCTTTTTTTAACGTTGTCGAGCAGATCCGCGCCCACAAACTGAAACGGATTCACGGCCATATCGCTCACGCCCTGATAGGTGTAGATAAACACTTTGTGTTCCGCTTTCGGGTTGTTGAGCAGATAAAGCTGTAACAGCAATTCGCGTAAATCGGGTGCCATTTTCCACCTCGCTGGTTTGGATATTGAGGCCGTCTGAAAACATAACGGCAGGTTTTATACCGGGCTGATGGGAATCACCCGGCTTTCGTTGCGTTTTTTGCCGCCTTCGCCATAATTGGTTTCTACGTATTCCTGCACAATAGCCAAAAATTCGGCGGCCATATTGTCGCCTTTGAGCGTTACTTTGCGCTCGCCGTCCACATACACGGGGGCGACGGGCGTTTCACCCGTGCCGGGCAGGCTGATACCGATGTCGGCCAGTTTGCTCTCGCCCGGGCCGTTAACCACGCAGCCCATCACGGCAACGTTCAACGATTCCACGCCGGGGTATTGGCTGCGCCAAACCGTCATTCTGTCGCGCAGATATTGCTGGATATCGCGCGCCAGCTCTTGAAACACCGTGCTGGTGGTGCGGCCGCAGCCCGGGCAGGCGGTAACCATGGGCGTAAACGAGCGCAAACCCATGGTTTGCAGAATTTCCTGCGCCACCACCACTTCCTGCGTGCGCGGGCTGCCCGGCTCGGGGGTGAGCGAAATGCGGATGGTGTCGCCTATGCCTTCCTGCAACAAAACGGCCAATGCGGCGGTTGAAGCCACAATGCCCTTACTGCCCATGCCTGCTTCGGTTAAACCCAAGTGCAGCGGGTAAGCGCAGCGTGCGCCCAAATCGCGGTAAACCTGAATCAAATCCTGCACGGCGCTAACCTTGCACGACAGGATAATTTTGTTTTCGGGCAATCCCAAATCCACCGCTTTTTGGGCGGATTCCAACGCCGACACAATCAGCGCCTCTTTCATTACCTCTTCGGGCGGCTTAGGTGTTGCCGAAGCCAAATTGGCATCCATCATGCGTTTGGCGAGGCTTTGGTCGAGCGAACCCCAGTTCACGCCGATGCGTACGGCTTTATCGTGTTCAGCGGCGGTGCGGATCATATAGGCGAATTTTTCGTCGCCTTTCGCGCCTTTGCCCACATTACCGGGGTTGATACGGTATTTCGACAATGCGCGGGCGCAGTCGGGAAACTCTTGCAGCAGGCGTTCGCCGTTGAAGTGAAAATCCCCCACCAGCGGCGTGTTGCAGCCCATGTCGTCCAGGCGGCTTCTGATTTCCGCCACTTTGGCGGCGGCTTCGGGGCTGTTTACGGTAATCCGCACCATCTCCGAGCCGGCATCGCTCAATTCTTTAACCTGCTGCGCCGTGCCCGCCGCATCGGCGGTATCGGTGTTGGTCATCGACTGCACCACAACAGGCGCATCGGAACCTACGGTTAAATGGTCGATGCGGACTTGATGAGTTTGGCGGCGGTTGGGGGTTGGGTTGCTCATTGCTGGCCTACGGTGAAAGATGAAGTGGTTTTGCCGGTTAAGTGTTGGCGCACGTTGATTTCCCGGCCGCCGTAATTGGCGGTGGCGCCGAGCGAATAGCCGATCCAAACTTCATACGGCGCGCCGCCCCTGAAGCGGTGCTCGCTGCCGGCGGGCACGATGCGGTTGATGACAAAGGCGCCGTTTTTGTCTTTGATAACCAAATTGGAGCGGTATAACACCTTAACCGCCAATTCGTCGGCGGCAACCGGCACCACACCGGAAGCAGCGCTGGCGGCAACCACAGGTTCCGAAGCCATTGCCTGAGCCGGAACTGCCGCCGGAGCGGAAGCAGCGGGAACAGCCGACGCCGCTGCATCACTGCCCATCGCCACCACCGAAATATTGTCGGCCTGAAGATTGCCGGCCGCCGAGCCTGCCGGTTCGGGGCGCTCCATATTGTCGCTCTGCTTGGCGTATTCTTGGTTGGACTTACTCTGCCACACATAAATACCGCCGCCGATAACCACCGCCGTCAGCACGCCCAAAATCCAAGTGGGAAACGATTTTTTCACTTCGGTTTGCTGGTAATTCAGGGCTTGGCTGCCGCTACGGTCGACCGCATACAGGTTATTGCGGTTCTGCGGCATGATGCGGTCTAAAAATGCGGCGACTTCGTTATCGTCCAAATCCAGAAAACGGCCGTAGGTGCGTAAAAAACCGCGCACGAACACCAGCTCGGGCATACCTTCGTAGTTGCCGCTTTCCAAACCTTCGATTTGGCGGGCCGACAGTTTCAGGCGTTCGGCCACTTCGCCGATCGAATAACCTTTCTGCTCGCGTGCCTGACGCAGTTTCAAACCCAACTCGGCCGCAGCACCGTTGGAAGCGTGTTGTTCTGATTGCTGGTTATCGGTCATTACAAACGTCCTGTTGTAATTGTTTGCAGTTCATCGGAATAGGGGTAGTTGGCACGCAGCTGCGCCTCGTATTCGTAGGCCGCCTGCGTGTTGCCCAAGGCATTATACAGGCGCCAGCCCAAAAGCAGGTCGTCGGCGCCCAACACATCGACCTTGCTTTGATATTGCCGGAAATAATAATCGGCGTCGCTTAAATTGCCGGCCAGCATTTTGGTGCGCGCCATTTCTTTCAAAACGGGATAAAACTGCGGCGCAGCAGCCAAAGCGCGCTCGAAATAGGCTTCCGCCAGAGCATACTGGCCCGTTTTGGTGCTGCATATACCTTTGTTGAGGTTGGCAACGTGCGGGTTGGGATAAGTGGGATCGGCCAGTGCCTTGTCGAAATAAGGCATCGCGTCACCCGGGCGGTTTTGCGTGCTGCATAAAAACCAACCGTAGTTGTTGTTGATTTCCGCGCTGTTGGGTTTGATCGACAGGGCTTTTTGGAAGCTTTCCTGGGCTTTGTCGTTAACTTTCAGATATTGGTAGATTTGGGCGCGGATCAGCCAAGCGTTTTCGTTTTTCGGGTTTTCCTTCAAGGCTTCGTCGATGCTGTTAACCGCTTGGCGGTAATCTTTTCCGCGCAGATATTCCACGGCAAGCTGCGTTTTGATATTGGATATCTGCTCGGCGCGTTCGCGCGCGCTCGGCTTCGACGCACCGCCTGCACAGGCGCCCAATGCCAGAGCCGTTATGATGATTCCCGCTGTTGTTTTGATGTTCATACTACCCCCTTCGGTTGCATGGTAATCTGCTGCCATTTTTCCTGGCGGCGCGTTTTATCTTTCACTTGGCCGGCGAGCTGGCCGCAGGCGGCGTCGATATCGTCGCCGCGGGTTTTGCGCACGGTAACCACAAAACCTGCCTGTTGCAGGATATCGCGGAACACGCGGATGTTTTCGTTGCTCGAACGCTCGTAACCCGAATTCGGAAACGGGTTGAACGGTATCAGGTTGAATTTGCACGGCACATCGCGTACCAGTTCGATTAACTCCCTTGCGTGCTGCGCTTTGTCGTTAATGCCGTCGAGCATCACGTATTCAAAAGTAACGAAATCGCGCGGGGCTTTTTCGAGATAACGGCGGCAGGCCGCCATCAGTTCGCTGAGCGGATATTTTTTATTCAGGGGCACGATTTCGTTGCGCACGGCATCGTTGGAGGCGTGCAGCGACACGGCCAGCGCCACCGGCATTACGTCGCGCAGCCTGTCCATCTGCGGCACCATGCCGGAAGTGGACACCGTTACCCTGCGGCGCGACAGGCCGTAGCCGTGGTCGTCGAGCATAATGCCTAAGGCGGTTACCACGTTATCGAAATTGGCCAGCGGTTCGCCCATGCCCATCATCACCACATTGGAAACAACCCGCTCGTTTTTCGGGGTAACGCCCATGGCTTTGTTTGCCCACCAAAGCTGGCCGATGATTTCGGCGGCACTCAGGTTGCGGTTGAAGCCCTGCCTGCCGGTGGAGCAGAACGTACATTCCAGCGCGCAGCCCACTTGCGACGAAATGCACAGGGTGCCGCGCTCGGCCTCGGGAATAAACACGGTTTCCACACCGTTGCCGGTTCCCACGTCGAGCAGCCATTTGCGGGTGCCGTCTGAAGATTCTTGCGCGGCCATCAAAGCGGGCACGGCCACTTCGGCCTGCTCTTGCAATTTGGCGCGCAGGGATTTGGCCAGGTCGGTCATCTCGTCGAAACCGGCGGCGCCGGCCTGATGTATCCAGCGCATCACCTGTTTGGCGCGGAAAGGCTTTTCGCCCATTTGCGCGAAATGTTCGGTGAGTCCGTTTAAATCGAAATTCAGCAGATTGGTTTTCATGTTCGTTACAAGCTTTTAAATGAAAGCTTTATCATGGGTTTGCAGCAAGCGTTGCAAAAGCTGCCATTTAAAAGCTAAAAACCTTCAGGCCGTCTGAAAGGATTCAGACAGCCCGAAGAGTTGCACGGCCGCTTAGCGGGCGCAGATTTCGCTTTCGCTGAAGAAATAGGCGATTTCTTTAGCGGCGTTTTCCAGGCTGTCGGAACCGTGTACGGCGTTGGCATCGATAGATTCGGCAAAGTCGGCGCGGATGGTGCCGACGGCGGCTTCTTTCGGGTTGGTCGCACCCATCAATTCGCGGTTTTTGGCCACGGCGTTTTCGCCTTCGAGCACTTGGATCATAACGGGGCCGCTGGTCATGAAGGCAACCAGGTCGGCAAAAAACGGGCGCTCTTTATGCACGGCGTAGAAATCTTGGGCTTCTTTGGTGCTCAGGTGTTTCATTTTGGCGGCGATGATGCGCAGGCCGTTGTTTTCAAAACGGCTGTAGATTTGGCCGATAACATCTTTGGCAACTGCATCGGGTTTGATGATGGAAATGGTACGTTCAATAGCCATGAAAAATTCCTTTAATTAATGAAGTTTCCCAACAGGCAAAAAACACCTGCTTTTCTTTATTCTTGATTTAAACAAAAATCGGGGCGCATATTTTATCAAACTCTGCCAATATTTTGTTAAATATCGGCATTTTTTTTGCCGAACGTTAAATGTGGCAGCGCCAGATATTCTTCCGACTGCATTTCCACCATACGGCTGACGGTACGCACGAATTCGTGGGCGAAGTCGCCTTCCACATAGATTTCTTCGGCGGGAACTTTGCTGGTGGCGCAAAATTTAACGCGGAAGTCGTATAACACGTCTATCAGCCAGGTGAGGCGGCGGGCTTCTGCTTTTTCAGCTTCGCTCAGTTTTTCGATGCCCGACACAAACACCATTTCGTAGCGTTCGGCCAGATAAAGGTAATCGGCCTGCGAGCGGGGGCCGAAGCACAGGGCGCGGAAGTCGAACCAGACGGCTTTGTCGTCGTGCGCGTTACACATCAATTCGCGCCCGTGTATGGTAATCGGGCGGGGATTTTTGGCTTTCCCGTGCGCCACTTGTGCAAACAGCGAGGCGAGTTTGCCTTCGTTTTCTTCGCTGTCGGGCACATAAAATACCTCGGCGGGTTTCAAGGTGCGCAGGCGGTAGTCTTCGCCGCCGTCCACATTCAATACCGTGAGCTTGCTTTCGATTAGCGCGATGGTGGGCAGAAAGCTGCTGCGGTTCTGCCCTTGCGGGTAGAGTTCCGAAGGCGCGTAGTTTGAAGTGGCCACCAGCACCACGCCGCCTTCAAACAGGTTTTCCAACAAACGGCCCAAAATCATGGCGTCGGCAATATCGCTGACGTGAAATTCGTCGAAACACAGCACGCGGGTTTCTTTGGCGATTTCCGCCGCCACCGCTTTGAGCGGGTTGGCTTCGCTTTTCAGGGCTTTCATACGCTGGTGCACTTCGGCCATGAAGGCGTGGAAGTGTACGCGGCGTTTGCGGCGGTAAGGCAGGCAGCCGTAAAACACGTCCATCAGAAAACTCTTGCCGCGCCCTACCCCGCCGTAAAAATACAGCCCTTTGGGCAGTTGCGGCGAACGCAGGCTGCGGCCCAGAAAACGGTTGCGCTTGCGTTTGAACATCATTAATTCCGTCCACAGCCGGTCGAGATATTCGATGGCTTTGGCTTGGGCGGCGTCGCGGATAAATGCGGGCTGCTCCGAGGCGGCCTGATACCAGGTAAGCGGACTGTGGTTGCTGAAATCTGGCGGAACAAAACGGTTTTCTTTATTATTCATCTATTAACGTTTAAGCAAATTCAGTATGGCGCATTATAAATGATTTCAGACGGCCTCCAAGTGTTTATTAAAACAGAGGCCGTCTGAAAACGGTTGGGGCGGGCAATCACGCCGTTATTTAGTGTGCCTGGTGGCCGATTTGGAACGTGAGCGTGGTGTAGCTGGCTTGTTTCTGGCAGGTTTTCTGGTCGGGGAAATCGACTTTATGCTCGACATTGGCTTTCCAAAAGCCTTGGCGCAGCGGGATAATATCTACGCTGCCGTCGTCGCCGGTTTTATCGTAAAACGCCTGCGCTTCCACTTTGTGGTTTTTGCTGCGGTCGCTGGTATCGAAGCCGTCGAAAGTGGCGGTAACAACGGCACCGGGCAGCGGCTCGCCGTTAAACAGCACGCGCACTTTGAAACGCTCGCCCACATGCACATTGGCGGGGTTGTCGAGCGGCACGATTTCCAAACCCTGGCCTACCGGGCGGGTGATGACTTTGGTGCCGGCGCTTTCATGGCCGACGTTGACAATGTTTTTGCCGTACATACGGGTTTGCTCGCAATACTCGGCATCGGGCATTTCTTTAATGCTGGCCTGCTTCCAGCCGGCTTTGTTTTTCGACCAGAAAGTGGGCCGGTATTCGGCGGTAACCAAATAGCTGCCTTCTTTCACGGGCTTTTTGCTTTGGTATTGATAGTTATACTGCCCTTTCTGCACCAAATCTTCTTTGCCCTTTTCGGTAACAAGCTGCATGGGTTTACTAAAAATGTGCAGGCGGTCTTTGGCAATCGGCTCCATATCGGGAAACTCGCCGTAGCCAAGCTCGGCTTTAAGGATTTCGCCGCCGTGGGTGTGGGCGCTTTCCACCCAAACGCGGTGGGCGTGGGCTGCGGTTGAACAAAGTAAAGCGGCCAAAGTAAACAAAGCTGTTTTTTTCATGATTTTCTCACTTGGTTGAAAACAATTTTAATTTATTATTGTTATAATATAACATTTATTATTAAAAATAAACTAGGGCCGTCTGAAATGTTTCGGGCGGTATCGACAAATTTTACCAAGGCCTATGATTCCGCCTTACTTTCTTTAATAACATAACAGAGAATGATTATGCCCGAATCAAAAACAAAGCACCTTACTTTTGCCGACATCGCCGTTTTAGCCCTCATCTTTTTCGGCACTGCCGCTTATTCTTCCTCAATAGGATACTTTGAATTGCTGCAGGAAAACCGGGTGATGCCCGAAAACCTCTCAATCAACGATTTGGCCAGCTGGCAAACCACCGCCATGCAGGCGGTTTTATTGGTTATAGCTTGGCTGTATCTGCGTTGGCGCAGGTTTGATTTCAGCGTACTGAATTTCAAGGTAAACCGCTACACACTGCCGTTAACCCTACTTTTGATACTCGGTGCCGGGCTTTTCACCGACCTATACCAGTATCTGCAAGCCTTCATCGCGCCCCAGCACTATCCCGAAGCGGAACAGAATTATTACCAAAGAGTGCACTATACCCCCCAACTGATCATAACTTCGCTGTTTAACGGCTTTTTCGAAGAAATCTTCTTTATGGGGTTGGTATTTGCCGTCAAACCGCAAACCCTTCCCAAGGCCGTTGTATTCAGCCTGTTCGTGCGCTTTATATTCCATACTTATCAGGGCTTGGCAGGCGCACTGACCATCACCACCTTAGGAGTGTCATTCTGGCTGTTCCGCCGAAAAATCCCGATGTTGGTCCCGTTCTTCCTGGCACATGGTGCATTCGACATTTTCGGATTAAGCGTGCTGGGATTTTTGTTTTGGGGAGATAATTGAACGGATTAACAGGCCGTCTGAAAAACTGCTTTCAGACGGCCTTATTTTGATAATTCTTCATACTGCCGGCAGGTTTCCCATATCCCTGGAGAACCCGGCTTGCAGTTAATTCTTCATCGACTGCACGGGCGCGGGAATGCGGCCGCCGCGGTTCACAAACACTTCGCACGAGCCTTCTTTCACGGGCATAATTGGTGCGTAGCCGAGCAAGCCGCCGAATTCCACCGATTCGCCCACGCCTTTGCCGGTTACGGGAATGATGCGCACGGCGGTGGTTTTGCTGTTGATCATGCCGATGGCGGCTTCGTCGGCGATGATGCCGCTGATGGTGTGGGCAGGGGTATCGCCCGGCACGGCAATCATGTCCAAACCCACGGAACAAACGGCAGTCATGGCTTCGAGTTTGTCGAGCGTCAGCACGCCCGCTTCGGCGGCGGCAATCATGCCTTCGTCTTCCGAAACGGGGATAAACGCGCCGCTCAAGCCGCCCACCGCGCTGGAAGCCATCATGCCGCCTTTTTTCACCGCGTCATTCAGCAAGGCCAAAGCCGCCGTGGTGCCGTGCGTGCCGCACACGCTCAAGCCCATTTCTTCGAGAATGCGCGCCACCGAATCGCCGACTGCGGGTGTGGGCGCGAGCGACAAATCGAGAATGCCGAACGGGATATTCAGGCGTTTGGCGGCTTCGTGGCCGATTAACTCGCCTACGCGGGTGATTTTAAAGGCGGTTTTCTTCACCACTTCGGCCACTTCGGTTAGGGTGCGCGCGTTGGAATTTTCCAGCGCGGCCTTTACCACGCCGGGGCCGGACACCCCCACATTGATCACCGCATCGGCCTCGCCCGAACCGTGGAACGCCCCCGCCATAAAGGGGTTGTCTTCCACCGCGTTGCAGAACACCACGATTTTGGCGCAGCCGAAGCCTTCGGGCGTGATTTCGGCGGTTTCTTTGATGATTTCGCCCGCCAGGCGCACCGCATCCATATTAATGCCCGCACGGGTGCTGCCGATATTGATGGAGCTGCACACGATGTCGGTGGTTTTCATGGCTTCGGGAATCGAGCGGATAAGGGTTTCATCGGCGGGCGACATACCTTTCTGCACCAGCGCGGAAAAGCCGCCGATAAACGATACGCCGATGGCTTTCGCGGCGCGGTCGAGGGTTTGCGCCACGCTCACATACGAATCGGCTTTGGTGGCGGCGGCGATTTGGGCGATGGGCGTTACCGAAATGCGCTGGTTCACAATCGGCACGCCGTATTTGGCCGAAAGATAGGCGGCCGTCTGAACCAAATCTTTGCCGGTGCGGGTGATTTTGTTGTAGATGTTGCGGTTGAGTTCGTCGATATTACTGCTGATGCAGTCGTGCAGGTCGATGCCGATGGTAATGGTGCGCACGTCGAAATTCTGGTCGGCCACCATGCGCACGGTTTCGAGAATTTCGTTGGACTGTATGCTTTTGCTCATGATTCAGCCCCTTTAAATGCGGTGCATGGCATTGAAGATTTCTTCGTTCTGCATGCGGATGTCCAACGCCAGCCTTTTGCCCTCTTCGGCAAACAAATCCAGCATCTCTTGGCGCGATTTCGGGCATTCGGCGGTATCC
The sequence above is a segment of the Neisseria dentiae genome. Coding sequences within it:
- the zapE gene encoding cell division protein ZapE is translated as MNNKENRFVPPDFSNHSPLTWYQAASEQPAFIRDAAQAKAIEYLDRLWTELMMFKRKRNRFLGRSLRSPQLPKGLYFYGGVGRGKSFLMDVFYGCLPYRRKRRVHFHAFMAEVHQRMKALKSEANPLKAVAAEIAKETRVLCFDEFHVSDIADAMILGRLLENLFEGGVVLVATSNYAPSELYPQGQNRSSFLPTIALIESKLTVLNVDGGEDYRLRTLKPAEVFYVPDSEENEGKLASLFAQVAHGKAKNPRPITIHGRELMCNAHDDKAVWFDFRALCFGPRSQADYLYLAERYEMVFVSGIEKLSEAEKAEARRLTWLIDVLYDFRVKFCATSKVPAEEIYVEGDFAHEFVRTVSRMVEMQSEEYLALPHLTFGKKNADI
- the hisS gene encoding histidine--tRNA ligase, translating into MGQKIQAVKGMNDLLPVEQKDFKLTAAFWQAFEDTVTRWARSYGYNQIRTPIVEQTGLFVRSIGEETDVVGKEMYTFADSNDSLSLSLRPEGTASCLRAVVEHNLLYNGPQKLWYMGPMFRRERPQKGRYRQFHQVGAEALGFEGPDIDAEIVAMSADLWNELGIRDHLVLEINSLGNREERAAHRAALVAYLGSHQDKLDEDSKRRLHTNPLRVLDSKNPDLQEICNKAPHLTEYLGEASRTHYAGFKAMLDGLGIAYVENPRLVRGLDYYNQTVFEWTTDKLGAQATVCGGGRYDGLIEELGGKPAPSIGFAMGVERLLLLVRDYGSLAYQAAPDVYAMHQGEGAALQAMKHAQTLRAAGFDVLQHAGSQSLKAQMKKADASGARFALIVAQNELSDGTVTLKDLQGTHGQTTLDAALLTSTLQQWKNA
- a CDS encoding helix-turn-helix domain-containing protein, which gives rise to MTDNQQSEQHASNGAAAELGLKLRQAREQKGYSIGEVAERLKLSARQIEGLESGNYEGMPELVFVRGFLRTYGRFLDLDDNEVAAFLDRIMPQNRNNLYAVDRSGSQALNYQQTEVKKSFPTWILGVLTAVVIGGGIYVWQSKSNQEYAKQSDNMERPEPAGSAAGNLQADNISVVAMGSDAAASAVPAASAPAAVPAQAMASEPVVAASAASGVVPVAADELAVKVLYRSNLVIKDKNGAFVINRIVPAGSEHRFRGGAPYEVWIGYSLGATANYGGREINVRQHLTGKTTSSFTVGQQ
- a CDS encoding PFL family protein, with translation MSKSIQSNEILETVRMVADQNFDVRTITIGIDLHDCISSNIDELNRNIYNKITRTGKDLVQTAAYLSAKYGVPIVNQRISVTPIAQIAAATKADSYVSVAQTLDRAAKAIGVSFIGGFSALVQKGMSPADETLIRSIPEAMKTTDIVCSSINIGSTRAGINMDAVRLAGEIIKETAEITPEGFGCAKIVVFCNAVEDNPFMAGAFHGSGEADAVINVGVSGPGVVKAALENSNARTLTEVAEVVKKTAFKITRVGELIGHEAAKRLNIPFGILDLSLAPTPAVGDSVARILEEMGLSVCGTHGTTAALALLNDAVKKGGMMASSAVGGLSGAFIPVSEDEGMIAAAEAGVLTLDKLEAMTAVCSVGLDMIAVPGDTPAHTISGIIADEAAIGMINSKTTAVRIIPVTGKGVGESVEFGGLLGYAPIMPVKEGSCEVFVNRGGRIPAPVQSMKN
- the rlmN gene encoding 23S rRNA (adenine(2503)-C(2))-methyltransferase RlmN yields the protein MKTNLLNFDLNGLTEHFAQMGEKPFRAKQVMRWIHQAGAAGFDEMTDLAKSLRAKLQEQAEVAVPALMAAQESSDGTRKWLLDVGTGNGVETVFIPEAERGTLCISSQVGCALECTFCSTGRQGFNRNLSAAEIIGQLWWANKAMGVTPKNERVVSNVVMMGMGEPLANFDNVVTALGIMLDDHGYGLSRRRVTVSTSGMVPQMDRLRDVMPVALAVSLHASNDAVRNEIVPLNKKYPLSELMAACRRYLEKAPRDFVTFEYVMLDGINDKAQHARELIELVRDVPCKFNLIPFNPFPNSGYERSSNENIRVFRDILQQAGFVVTVRKTRGDDIDAACGQLAGQVKDKTRRQEKWQQITMQPKGVV
- the pilW gene encoding type IV pilus biogenesis/stability protein PilW, whose product is MNIKTTAGIIITALALGACAGGASKPSARERAEQISNIKTQLAVEYLRGKDYRQAVNSIDEALKENPKNENAWLIRAQIYQYLKVNDKAQESFQKALSIKPNSAEINNNYGWFLCSTQNRPGDAMPYFDKALADPTYPNPHVANLNKGICSTKTGQYALAEAYFERALAAAPQFYPVLKEMARTKMLAGNLSDADYYFRQYQSKVDVLGADDLLLGWRLYNALGNTQAAYEYEAQLRANYPYSDELQTITTGRL
- the ispG gene encoding flavodoxin-dependent (E)-4-hydroxy-3-methylbut-2-enyl-diphosphate synthase, translating into MSNPTPNRRQTHQVRIDHLTVGSDAPVVVQSMTNTDTADAAGTAQQVKELSDAGSEMVRITVNSPEAAAKVAEIRSRLDDMGCNTPLVGDFHFNGERLLQEFPDCARALSKYRINPGNVGKGAKGDEKFAYMIRTAAEHDKAVRIGVNWGSLDQSLAKRMMDANLASATPKPPEEVMKEALIVSALESAQKAVDLGLPENKIILSCKVSAVQDLIQVYRDLGARCAYPLHLGLTEAGMGSKGIVASTAALAVLLQEGIGDTIRISLTPEPGSPRTQEVVVAQEILQTMGLRSFTPMVTACPGCGRTTSTVFQELARDIQQYLRDRMTVWRSQYPGVESLNVAVMGCVVNGPGESKLADIGISLPGTGETPVAPVYVDGERKVTLKGDNMAAEFLAIVQEYVETNYGEGGKKRNESRVIPISPV
- the ndk gene encoding nucleoside-diphosphate kinase; translated protein: MAIERTISIIKPDAVAKDVIGQIYSRFENNGLRIIAAKMKHLSTKEAQDFYAVHKERPFFADLVAFMTSGPVMIQVLEGENAVAKNRELMGATNPKEAAVGTIRADFAESIDANAVHGSDSLENAAKEIAYFFSESEICAR
- a CDS encoding CPBP family intramembrane glutamic endopeptidase translates to MPESKTKHLTFADIAVLALIFFGTAAYSSSIGYFELLQENRVMPENLSINDLASWQTTAMQAVLLVIAWLYLRWRRFDFSVLNFKVNRYTLPLTLLLILGAGLFTDLYQYLQAFIAPQHYPEAEQNYYQRVHYTPQLIITSLFNGFFEEIFFMGLVFAVKPQTLPKAVVFSLFVRFIFHTYQGLAGALTITTLGVSFWLFRRKIPMLVPFFLAHGAFDIFGLSVLGFLFWGDN
- a CDS encoding DUF4198 domain-containing protein, yielding MKKTALFTLAALLCSTAAHAHRVWVESAHTHGGEILKAELGYGEFPDMEPIAKDRLHIFSKPMQLVTEKGKEDLVQKGQYNYQYQSKKPVKEGSYLVTAEYRPTFWSKNKAGWKQASIKEMPDAEYCEQTRMYGKNIVNVGHESAGTKVITRPVGQGLEIVPLDNPANVHVGERFKVRVLFNGEPLPGAVVTATFDGFDTSDRSKNHKVEAQAFYDKTGDDGSVDIIPLRQGFWKANVEHKVDFPDQKTCQKQASYTTLTFQIGHQAH